Within the Gloeobacter kilaueensis JS1 genome, the region TCTCATCGTCGTTTTATTTGGGCTGCTGCTGGCAATCACCGGTGGTGTCGTCTATCTAAGCTGGATAGAGTTTCGAGACCGCAGACGGCGAAAGGCAAACAAGTCGGTGGCCCCCCCGCCGCCACCGGCTCGCCGCCAGGGCAAGAATAAGCCAAAAGGCAAGACAAGGGGCGGGCGCTGAACAACAAAAAAGCAGGCAAGTAGCCTGCTTTTTTGTAGATAGTACTGGAGGACAATACTTAGTCTTCGTAGATCCGGCACTCGATCGCATCCGGATTGTCGGCGCAGTAGCTCTGCAGAGAATTAGGCTTTTTCTCTTTGCTCTGGACGTGGGAGGCAGCGGCCTGCACTTCTTCAACAGCGTCCCAGGCAGCTGCGCACTGGGGAGAACCATCGCCGTTGATCGAGCAGATCTGCTTGGCCTCGGCTTTTTCTTGTTCGATCAGCTTGTCATAATCAGTCGTCATGGTTTCGCCTTCATGAATCAGGACAGCTTGCTAGCCCTGTGCGCCTCTCAGTATGACTGAGGGGCCGGCTCACTCAGTCATTCATAACATTTTCTTGAGGGTTTGCGGCTACTTCCTGGGACGGAGAAGGGATGTCCACGAGAATCTGGGCGTAGCTTTTCACTTCCTGCCAGGCCGGATCGAGGCCAAGTTCTCCCTCGAAGCTGCGGATAGTGGCCTGGGCCGATTCACGATCGGTTCCGAGCACTTCCAGTTCGACGAACGGTTGATCCGGCAGGGCGTCGAGGTCATCGATGACGATTTCGGCCTGCTCGGCAATTTTCCAGACCGAGCGCGTCCGGCGCATCGCTGGGAGCGGCTCGATGGTGAGCAGTTCGACGAGGTGACGGGCCGCCTCGAAGGCCGCCCCCTCGATGGGCACCTCGTACTCTGGGCGAATCCGGATGCCGTCGCTGCTCAATTGGGTCGGGCCTTTGGCGATGAGCTTTGTGCTCTCGCCGCTGGTGCGCAGGCGCAGGTAGTGCTTCTGGGCGCTGGTAAAGCCGTGGACGTCCTCCTCGCGCAACCGCCGGGCGGCTCCGTAACGCTCGACGAGGCGCTTTTCCAGCAGGGGCCGCTGTTCGGGAGGAAGCCGATATTTCTTTTCGATTTCAAACATGCCGGTGTGTCAGGCTCACGAGTACCAGTATGGCCCGCGAGCCTGACCTCACCTGGGTTAGAAGCCAAAGAAATCGCCGATGTCGTCGGCCACATCCCCGACTGCATCGCCCACATCGCTTACCGCGTCGCCCACGTCGTCGGCTACATCCCCGACAGCGTCACCTACATCGTCGGCCACATCGCCGACCGCACCGCCAATGTCGTCGGTAAAGTCGCCGACACCTGAGAACACATCGCCAAAACCGCCGCCGATGCCGGAGAAAATATCTTCGGCTCCTGAAAAAGCGTCACCCAGCCCGTCGGAGAAAAAGTCCGTCGCCTCCCCAAGGCCGTCGGAGAGAAAGTCCGTCGCTTCTCCCAGGCCATCGGAGAAGACATCGCCCACGTCTCCCACAGTGTCCCAGGCGGCGTTGCCCAGGCCGTCCGCTACATCCCAGGCCGCTTCACCCGCGCCGCTCGCCACATCCCAGGCCGCACTACCGGCACCACTCGCCACATCCCAGGCCGCACCGCCGATGTCGCCGTCGGCCAGATCCGATCCGGCATCGCCAAATCCATCGATCAGATCGCCCACGCCGTCACTGACGCCGCCGATCGCGTCGCCCACGCCGGAGCCGATACCGGCGACGGCATCGCCCACGAAGTCGGGAGCCGGAACACTCAGATCAAAGTTGAGGTCCGCACCGAGGCCGAGGGCCAGACCCAGATCGCCGCCCAGCTGCAGGTTGCCGTCTTCATAACCCGCATCGAAGCCGATCTGCGCTCCGACTCCGGCGATCACCGAAGCGCCGTAGTCGCCCGTAACGCCCCCGACATCGAAGCCCGCATCGAAACCGGCACTTGCCCCGGCCATCGCTCCCGCGTCGGCAGAAAAATAAGCATTCTCGCCGTCGAGGGCAAAACCGGCACCGGCCTGGGCGCTGGCTCCCGCTTCGGCTTCGCCCTCAGCGTGGCCGCTTGCGATCTCGGTGCCACCGAAGGACAGCGTACCGTCGGCGCTGGCCGAAGCGCTCGCCTCGGCGGAAGCACTCGCCTCCGCTTCGCCGTAGATGCCGCTGGAAGAAAATCCGCCCTGGGCACCGGCCTCCGCTTCGGCGGAGATGGCCGCCTGGGCGCTCGCCTGCCCGGCGAGGCTCGCATCGCCGTAGGCAAGACTGCCCTCGGCTTCGGCGTAGGCGGAAGCTCCGGCAGCTACTCCGGTATGGGCGGCAAATTCGCCGCTATCACCTGTGAAGCTGCCCTCGGCTTCGGCGCTGCCCTGGCCATAGACGGCTGCCCCGGCTCTCGCCTCGCCCTCGGCCTCGATGCCGCCAAAATTGCTGCGGCCCTCGGTGCGGGTAGAGGCGGCTTCTCGAAAATTAAAATCTGCGCGGTTCCGGTCATTCGCTGCCATGAAAGAATCCTCAAAGGGGGTGTGGTTGCCTGTGTCAGCTAATAGGCTGAAATGGATGCGAGTATGCGGCACACTTGTAAAGAAGTTCTAAGGGCACGCTCATGGGTCTGCTGGTCAACTACAACGGCACGATTGCACCGGAGGCGAGCGTTTCGGTGCTCGATCGCAGCTTTTTGTACGGCGATGGCGTCTACGAGGTGACCCGCACCCTCGCTGGCCGCCCGGTTGCTCTAGGAGAACACCTGGAGCGGCTGCGGGCCTCGGCGCGCTATCTCTACCTGGATGTGCCCTGGAGCGACGCGCAGATCGAAGCGCAGGTCGAGCGCACCCTGGAGGCTGCCGACAATGCCGAGTCCTATATTCGGATCGTCGTGAGCCGGGGCGCAGAAGAAGAGATCAGCCTCCTGCCCGGCCCGGAGATTGCGCCCGCGCTGGTGATCGTCGTCCGGGCGATTGCCGCTGAGCCCGTCCTCGACGAGCGGGGCGTACAACTGGTAGTGGTGCCCCGCCTGCGCAACGACGCCGAGGCGCTCTCCCCTGCGGCCAAGACCGGCAACTACCTCAACAACATCCTTGCCCTCATCGAAGCGCGCCAACTGGGGGCCGACGACGCGGTGCTCCTTAACCGCCGGGGCGAACTGACCGAGGCGACCACCAGCAACCTCTGGCTGGTGCGCGAAGGTGTCGTGCTCACCCCTGCTACCGGTGCGGGCATCCTGCACGGCATCACCCGCCACTTTTTGCTGGAGTTGCTCTCGCAGTGGCAACTGCCCCACACCGAGACGACCCTGCACCGCGAAGATCTCTATACAGCGGACGAAGCGTTCTTGAGTTCGTCGGTGCGGCTGATTGCCCCGGTGCGCCGCTTCGACGACTATCTACTGCCCGCCTGCCCCGGAGCGCTCACCCGGCGGCTCTGGCAGGGTCTACTTGACAAGCTGCGCGCCTCGGTGGGCGTGGAAGCCGTATCCATCTGAAAAACAAAAAGTCAAAAAATCGCTGCAATCCGCTCCAGAAGAGCGTTTGCAAAACTGTATCCTTGTCGAACATTTTGAAAAATGTCCCGGTAGCATCAGGATGGCACCCAAACTACCAGCCAGTCCCTCAGCCTCGCCGTAGCAGATCGCAGCGAACCACCAGGAGGACCACTTTTGGGCCTTCATTGGATTTCAGGTAAAGAGAATAACAGGTGCAGAATCTCCCCATCCACGAACAGTTTCTAGATCAAGACCACGGCAGAACCTTTGATTCGGCCCCTGCGCACCGCCTCCAGAGCTTCGTTGGTCTGGGAGAGTGCAAATTCGGTGACTTCGGAGCGCACCGGTATCTGGGGAGCGAGGGCGAGAAATTCTGTCGCGTCCTGCCGGGTCAGGTTGGCGACCGAGCGCAGCGTCCGCTCCTCCCACAGCCAGGCGTAGGGAAAGCCCGGTATATCGCTCATGTGGATGCCCGCGCAGATGACCGCTCCGCCTCGGGCCAGAGCCTGCAGCGCCTGGGGTACCAGCGCTCCCACCGGCGCAAAGATAATTGCAGCGTCAAGTTTTTCGGGCGGCAGCTGGTCGGAGCCACCTGCCCAGACGGCCCCGAGGCTGCGGGCGAACGCCTGGCCCGCTGCATCTCCCGGTCGGGTAAAGGCGTAGACCCGGCGGCCCTGGTAGCTCGCTACCTGGATCTGGATGTGGGCCGAAGAACCAAAGCCGTAGAAGCCGATCGTTTCGGCTTCGCCGGTCATCTTGAGCGAGCGGTAGCCGATGAGCCCCGCACATAAAAGCGGAGCCACCTGCAGGTCGGGGTAGCCCTCCGGCAACGGGCAGACATAATCCTGGTGGGCGACGGTGTACTCGGCGTAGCCGCCGTCGATCTGATAGCCGGTGAAGCGGGCGTTGTCGCAGAGGTTTTCGCGCCCACTCCGGCAGTAGCGGCAACTGCCGTCGGTCCAGCCCAGCCAGGGCACCCCGACCCGATCGCCGGGCTTAAAGCGCGTAACTTTTGCGCCGAGCGCCTCGACGGTGCCCACGATCTGGTGGCCGGGAATGAGGGGCAACCTGGGATCGTTCAGCTCGCCTTCTACGATGTGCAGGTCGGTGCGGCAGACGCCACAGGCATGAACGCGGATGCGCACCTCATCGCTTGCGGGAATCGGAACGGGCAGATCCTGCTCCTGCAGGGGTTGACCCGGCCTGACCAGTACCATCGCCCGCATCGCGTTTCTCCCCTCCGGTTGTCCTTTCTTCTTACCAGATCCAGCAGCGCTGCGCCGGAGGGCGGGCCATCGCGGCACCCTCCCGGCAGCGAAAAGTCCGGGCAAAGCCGGGAAAATTTGCCAGGGGCAGATTCACCCGCCACCGCGCCGGGGCGTAGCTCGTGCTCGATCCAGGCGGTTCGCTGGCAGCCCAGAGGCGGGCGTAGCTCACATAAAAGCGCTGCTCCTGCCGGTTGCCGGTGCGCTGCAGGGCGGCATGGGCCATCCGCATCCCCTCGAAGTCGGCGACGGTTTCTGCCAGAGCCCGCCTGCCATCTACACCGGCGGCGGTGAGTTGCTGCCTGAGGC harbors:
- a CDS encoding aminotransferase class IV — encoded protein: MGLLVNYNGTIAPEASVSVLDRSFLYGDGVYEVTRTLAGRPVALGEHLERLRASARYLYLDVPWSDAQIEAQVERTLEAADNAESYIRIVVSRGAEEEISLLPGPEIAPALVIVVRAIAAEPVLDERGVQLVVVPRLRNDAEALSPAAKTGNYLNNILALIEARQLGADDAVLLNRRGELTEATTSNLWLVREGVVLTPATGAGILHGITRHFLLELLSQWQLPHTETTLHREDLYTADEAFLSSSVRLIAPVRRFDDYLLPACPGALTRRLWQGLLDKLRASVGVEAVSI
- a CDS encoding Calvin cycle protein CP12, with product MTTDYDKLIEQEKAEAKQICSINGDGSPQCAAAWDAVEEVQAAASHVQSKEKKPNSLQSYCADNPDAIECRIYED
- a CDS encoding zinc-dependent alcohol dehydrogenase family protein → MRAMVLVRPGQPLQEQDLPVPIPASDEVRIRVHACGVCRTDLHIVEGELNDPRLPLIPGHQIVGTVEALGAKVTRFKPGDRVGVPWLGWTDGSCRYCRSGRENLCDNARFTGYQIDGGYAEYTVAHQDYVCPLPEGYPDLQVAPLLCAGLIGYRSLKMTGEAETIGFYGFGSSAHIQIQVASYQGRRVYAFTRPGDAAGQAFARSLGAVWAGGSDQLPPEKLDAAIIFAPVGALVPQALQALARGGAVICAGIHMSDIPGFPYAWLWEERTLRSVANLTRQDATEFLALAPQIPVRSEVTEFALSQTNEALEAVRRGRIKGSAVVLI
- a CDS encoding CYTH domain-containing protein gives rise to the protein MFEIEKKYRLPPEQRPLLEKRLVERYGAARRLREEDVHGFTSAQKHYLRLRTSGESTKLIAKGPTQLSSDGIRIRPEYEVPIEGAAFEAARHLVELLTIEPLPAMRRTRSVWKIAEQAEIVIDDLDALPDQPFVELEVLGTDRESAQATIRSFEGELGLDPAWQEVKSYAQILVDIPSPSQEVAANPQENVMND